In one uncultured Methanoregula sp. genomic region, the following are encoded:
- a CDS encoding DNA-deoxyinosine glycosylase produces the protein MKRDISISHDKALVGLLPVCGDDPRVLILGSFPSVISLEGTRYYGNPQNRFWRIMGDLFLIDASLPYGQRIEQVKAHRIALWDVIHSCSRKGSADTRIRDPVFNEIGAFLAARPGITLVALNGTTAARYFRQACGTTGVDTVLLPSTSPAHARSSYEEKLERWNIIKNAVR, from the coding sequence ATGAAACGTGATATTTCTATTTCCCATGACAAGGCACTGGTGGGTCTCCTGCCGGTATGCGGGGATGATCCCCGGGTGCTGATCCTCGGGAGTTTCCCGAGCGTCATCTCACTGGAAGGCACCCGGTACTACGGAAACCCGCAGAACCGGTTCTGGCGGATCATGGGCGATCTCTTCCTGATAGATGCCTCGCTCCCGTACGGGCAGCGCATTGAACAGGTCAAGGCACACCGGATCGCTCTGTGGGATGTGATCCATTCCTGTTCCAGAAAAGGAAGTGCGGATACGCGGATCCGTGACCCGGTCTTCAACGAGATCGGGGCCTTCCTTGCCGCCCGTCCCGGGATAACCCTCGTGGCGCTCAACGGCACTACTGCAGCCCGGTATTTCCGGCAGGCATGCGGGACAACAGGCGTTGATACGGTACTCCTCCCGTCGACAAGCCCGGCACATGCACGGTCCAGCTACGAAGAGAAACTGGAGAGGTGGAATATCATAAAAAATGCGGTGCGGTAA
- a CDS encoding ferredoxin-thioredoxin reductase catalytic domain-containing protein yields MTEDTHAEEDMLKWAKAYAHKQGWSLSTDQKQLTTVIKGLVRNKTKFGHPYCPCRLRSGDEEKDMAIECPCIYHKDEVAKMGHCHCNLYYKE; encoded by the coding sequence ATGACAGAAGATACTCACGCTGAAGAGGACATGCTCAAGTGGGCGAAGGCCTATGCACATAAGCAGGGCTGGTCACTCAGTACCGACCAGAAACAACTCACTACCGTGATCAAGGGGCTCGTGCGCAACAAAACAAAGTTCGGGCATCCTTACTGCCCCTGCCGGCTCCGGAGCGGTGATGAGGAGAAGGACATGGCAATCGAATGCCCCTGCATATACCACAAGGATGAAGTGGCAAAGATGGGGCACTGCCACTGCAACCTCTATTACAAGGAATAA